A portion of the Candidatus Poribacteria bacterium genome contains these proteins:
- a CDS encoding ABC transporter ATP-binding protein yields the protein MKNTNTLPRRAVLRLIWQFIRISPFPLLVILLLRLINAGCHGFSPIIIAGFTNALINAEGLFLWMGVYLLLMILEILTDVFNGVTQMWFSNKAVLHFQEYLLRQAGQTPLLHFLDADFHDNLSRATQGFSDRVVSWFQSVLANVHSVAGVCGLLGAALIISRNIWCMIALLVSSAIILFTRKPIARLELERDRAAARPNRTQTAWAARLYQRVSSPEVRLFTLQQWLLSKWENAYRTLATVEIGSLKRKTAWNALANLSSILGYCVIVFIAARTAHSGDPEKIAGIFTGLIAAAAGLQGFLSYMAHSMGNLAEQSGILRDLATLFTTQSTKEESVSNTTEKPQEGQGQPQGMPLLAAEAREMTVAMNDLSFQYPRAATQTLKEITAKIAPGETVALVGKNGAGKTTLANILLGLYAPDSGTLTFSQRTQNDTTSEKPTASAVFQDFTKFLLPVRDNVGFADLNRMQDDNRMRRTLDRAGSTFSQELDTWLGHEFGGRDVSGGEWLRLAVARGLFRQSQFVVFDEPTAAIDPVAEVEMIRELLTKDESRTTLVISHRLGVARLCDRILVLDEGRLVEDGTHEELLAMNGLYAEMWNAQASWYA from the coding sequence ATGAAAAACACAAACACATTACCGCGACGTGCGGTTCTTCGCTTAATCTGGCAATTTATACGGATTTCCCCATTTCCGCTCCTTGTCATCCTTCTGCTCCGTTTGATAAACGCGGGATGTCACGGTTTTTCGCCGATCATCATCGCCGGATTCACAAACGCGTTAATAAACGCTGAAGGACTCTTTTTATGGATGGGGGTTTATCTCCTACTAATGATCTTGGAGATATTAACCGATGTTTTCAACGGTGTAACACAGATGTGGTTCTCCAATAAAGCTGTGCTACATTTCCAGGAATATCTTCTGCGGCAAGCTGGACAAACACCGCTCCTCCATTTTTTGGATGCTGACTTTCACGATAATCTTAGCCGGGCAACCCAAGGTTTCAGTGATCGCGTTGTCAGCTGGTTTCAGAGTGTTTTGGCAAATGTCCATAGTGTTGCAGGCGTGTGCGGACTGTTGGGCGCGGCCCTCATTATAAGTCGTAATATATGGTGTATGATCGCTTTGCTCGTCAGTTCCGCCATCATTCTCTTCACAAGGAAGCCCATTGCAAGGCTTGAACTCGAACGAGATCGCGCAGCAGCACGTCCTAACCGAACACAGACAGCGTGGGCAGCCCGACTTTACCAACGGGTCAGCAGCCCAGAGGTGCGTCTCTTTACACTCCAACAGTGGCTACTTTCAAAATGGGAAAACGCATATCGGACGCTCGCTACGGTGGAAATAGGATCCCTGAAAAGGAAAACCGCTTGGAACGCACTCGCCAACCTCAGTTCTATCCTCGGATACTGCGTGATCGTTTTCATCGCAGCCCGAACTGCCCATAGTGGAGACCCTGAAAAAATCGCAGGTATCTTCACCGGCTTAATTGCCGCCGCCGCTGGCTTACAAGGATTTCTCTCATATATGGCACACTCTATGGGAAATCTCGCCGAACAGAGCGGCATCTTACGTGATCTGGCGACACTGTTCACAACGCAATCTACGAAAGAGGAAAGCGTTTCTAATACGACGGAGAAACCTCAGGAGGGTCAGGGGCAACCACAAGGGATGCCCCTACTCGCCGCAGAAGCGAGAGAGATGACAGTTGCCATGAACGATCTCTCGTTCCAATACCCGCGCGCAGCGACACAGACCCTCAAAGAGATTACCGCAAAAATTGCGCCCGGCGAAACCGTCGCGCTCGTCGGGAAAAATGGCGCAGGAAAGACAACACTGGCAAACATATTACTCGGTCTGTACGCACCAGATAGTGGGACACTCACATTTTCACAGAGGACACAGAACGATACAACTTCTGAAAAACCTACAGCAAGTGCTGTCTTTCAAGACTTCACAAAGTTCCTACTGCCCGTCAGAGACAACGTTGGCTTCGCTGACCTGAATCGCATGCAAGACGACAATCGTATGCGGCGCACACTCGACAGAGCAGGTTCCACTTTCTCACAAGAACTCGATACTTGGCTCGGACATGAATTCGGTGGACGCGATGTGTCTGGTGGAGAATGGCTGCGCCTCGCCGTTGCGCGTGGACTTTTCCGACAGAGCCAATTCGTCGTGTTTGATGAACCCACTGCTGCCATCGATCCAGTCGCCGAAGTTGAAATGATCCGTGAACTCCTCACCAAAGACGAATCGCGGACCACTCTTGTCATTTCGCATCGGCTTGGGGTCGCCCGCCTCTGCGATAGAATCCTCGTTTTAGATGAAGGACGACTCGTTGAAGACGGCACACATGAAGAGTTACTTGCTATGAACGGGTTATACGCCGAAATGTGGAACGCACAAGCGTCATGGTATGCTTAA
- a CDS encoding ABC transporter ATP-binding protein codes for MSDKVKLTPPSFRDLLWLFARVLKTSPFIAIVWIILVLINAGAGAAQLLVLRETVNTLVNADFINSAVPWLTALCFLFFIEQAISTLLPLLREQLRIRAGFTLQRAALQKTGKLPLEAFDDEESHDLINRVLARGDSSVVQLMQNGLSLIEFIPVLLTSTVVLGLISIWIPAIIISGAILLRVFGIRMGARVRHFEVENTRNKRLADYYAQLLTRRRSAPEIRLWSIGETLLHRWRTILAQYLRERLRIDFQNASQGIFQVFIFVAIIAGALLVTSLSQGRTEAGLAALVLTALRNITAGMNSMQHFIIGFVQHAGYGEDLRDLLGRDQDEDSPTKRTPYPHPIREGIRLHDVAYRYPGANTDALSDINIDIHPGEILAIVGENGAGKTTLAHILAGLRSPTTGHVTIDGIDTATIPSEDLRRACTAVFQHPARYPTTLQENLVLDSIDATDADAEAILTQVGLPVERFSLNTFLGPEFGGVDFSGGEWQRVAIARSLIKEGGEFVIFDEPTAALDPLAELEIFQQFVELVEGKTALLIAHRLGPTRLADRVVVLDNGYIAEIGNPAELLQQNGKYAEMFAAQSEWYQ; via the coding sequence ATGTCGGACAAAGTAAAACTAACCCCTCCTTCATTTCGGGACCTACTCTGGCTGTTCGCACGAGTGTTGAAAACATCGCCTTTTATCGCTATAGTGTGGATAATTCTTGTCCTCATCAACGCAGGTGCCGGCGCAGCCCAGCTCCTCGTGCTACGAGAAACCGTTAACACCCTCGTCAATGCAGACTTTATAAACAGTGCTGTCCCATGGCTGACCGCGCTCTGTTTCCTCTTTTTCATAGAGCAGGCGATTTCGACACTCCTTCCACTTCTGCGCGAACAACTCCGCATTAGAGCCGGTTTCACTTTGCAGCGTGCTGCCTTGCAAAAGACAGGCAAACTGCCACTGGAGGCGTTTGACGACGAAGAATCGCATGACCTTATCAATCGCGTCCTTGCCAGAGGGGATTCGAGCGTTGTCCAATTGATGCAGAATGGTCTGAGCCTTATTGAATTTATCCCAGTCCTACTCACCAGTACCGTTGTTTTAGGACTGATTTCAATTTGGATCCCCGCCATCATCATCAGCGGCGCAATATTGCTGCGAGTTTTTGGAATTCGGATGGGGGCGCGCGTACGCCATTTTGAAGTGGAAAATACACGCAACAAACGACTCGCGGATTACTACGCCCAACTTCTAACAAGACGACGCAGTGCCCCCGAAATCCGTTTATGGTCCATCGGCGAAACCCTTCTCCACCGCTGGCGGACGATCCTCGCCCAATATCTTCGGGAACGCTTGCGTATCGACTTTCAAAATGCCTCCCAAGGTATCTTCCAAGTGTTTATTTTCGTAGCCATCATCGCTGGGGCATTACTCGTTACATCGCTTTCGCAGGGAAGGACCGAAGCAGGACTCGCCGCTTTGGTGCTAACCGCACTTCGGAATATCACTGCCGGTATGAATTCCATGCAGCATTTCATCATTGGTTTTGTCCAACACGCTGGTTACGGAGAAGACCTTCGCGATCTGTTAGGAAGAGACCAAGATGAAGATTCCCCTACAAAACGTACACCCTATCCTCACCCGATACGTGAGGGTATCCGTTTGCATGATGTCGCGTATCGTTACCCGGGGGCAAACACAGACGCGCTCTCCGATATTAACATTGATATTCATCCGGGCGAAATTCTCGCTATAGTCGGTGAAAACGGCGCAGGAAAAACGACTTTAGCGCACATCTTAGCAGGCTTACGTTCTCCAACGACAGGACACGTCACAATAGACGGTATAGATACCGCCACAATCCCATCTGAAGACCTCCGACGCGCTTGCACCGCAGTGTTTCAGCATCCAGCACGCTATCCGACCACCCTACAAGAAAATCTGGTTTTGGACAGCATTGATGCCACCGATGCGGATGCCGAGGCGATTTTAACCCAAGTCGGATTGCCAGTAGAAAGGTTCTCGCTAAACACGTTTTTAGGTCCCGAATTCGGGGGTGTAGATTTCTCCGGTGGCGAATGGCAACGCGTCGCTATCGCCCGAAGTCTGATTAAAGAAGGAGGCGAATTTGTCATTTTTGACGAACCCACGGCAGCCCTTGATCCGCTCGCTGAGTTGGAAATTTTTCAACAGTTCGTTGAATTAGTAGAGGGTAAAACTGCCCTGCTCATCGCCCATCGACTCGGACCCACACGGCTTGCCGATCGCGTTGTTGTTTTGGATAACGGGTACATTGCAGAAATCGGAAATCCCGCTGAACTCCTACAGCAAAATGGAAAATACGCTGAAATGTTTGCAGCCCAAAGTGAGTGGTATCAATAA
- a CDS encoding ABC transporter permease subunit, producing the protein MIWHITKRELYDNLNSLRFALTTALLFVLMLINAMIHVQEHPERMQKYRDATTKSLDTLRSRTDLFSIAQEGPGNLYKKPSPLYFCAEGGDIFLSDFVYGTPSIRISNNLRGFWSLHYPGAFPNSSNIRPETIKVDWGFVIGYVLSLIAILFTFDSISGERERGTLRLMLANSVPRHTVMFGKFLGGLVSIGVPFTVAILINLLVISISSNIHLGTDAWIRLCIIFIIAILYLCLFLTLGLLVSSSVRNSAVSLVILLLTWCTFVVFIPSTVALIASGFSNPMTYDEFYKRGGQNHRELRDEYFALLQETRGFREKKIQLDSEYVAKGTEQDERLSQEHLNQQIAQIQLARSVTRISPVTLIQHLLEVFVGTGFERHQQFLENVQRYAREYREFVVDMDRADPDSLHIIGVREGMSKKPISPESIPTFEDTISLSRDFNTAAIDLLLLVLFFVVLSSAAYLVFVSVEV; encoded by the coding sequence CTCCGATTTGCACTTACGACTGCGTTGCTTTTCGTTTTGATGTTGATTAATGCGATGATCCATGTCCAGGAGCATCCTGAGCGTATGCAGAAATATCGCGATGCTACCACAAAATCTCTGGATACCTTAAGATCTCGAACAGATTTATTTAGCATTGCGCAAGAAGGACCTGGGAATCTTTACAAAAAGCCGTCTCCACTCTATTTTTGTGCGGAAGGAGGTGACATCTTTTTGTCAGATTTTGTCTACGGCACCCCTTCCATTCGGATCAGTAATAATTTAAGGGGTTTCTGGTCGCTGCATTATCCCGGTGCGTTTCCTAATTCATCAAATATTCGTCCAGAAACTATCAAAGTAGACTGGGGGTTTGTAATCGGTTATGTTTTGAGTCTCATAGCGATTCTGTTTACCTTTGATTCTATTTCTGGCGAACGCGAACGCGGCACGCTTCGATTGATGTTGGCAAATTCAGTGCCGCGCCACACTGTAATGTTTGGCAAATTTTTAGGCGGATTAGTCAGTATTGGCGTACCGTTTACGGTCGCGATATTGATAAATCTATTGGTAATTTCTATATCCAGCAACATTCACCTTGGCACCGACGCGTGGATACGTTTATGTATTATTTTCATTATTGCGATTTTGTACCTATGCCTGTTTCTTACGTTAGGTTTGTTAGTTTCGTCATCTGTGCGGAATAGTGCGGTGAGCCTTGTGATACTCCTATTGACGTGGTGTACTTTCGTCGTTTTTATACCGAGTACTGTTGCTTTGATTGCAAGTGGGTTTTCAAACCCAATGACTTATGATGAATTCTACAAACGCGGCGGACAGAACCACAGAGAACTCAGGGATGAATACTTTGCTCTTTTGCAAGAGACGCGTGGGTTTCGAGAAAAAAAGATACAGTTAGATAGTGAGTATGTCGCCAAAGGTACTGAACAAGACGAACGTTTGTCCCAAGAACATTTAAATCAACAGATTGCCCAAATTCAACTGGCACGTTCTGTCACCCGTATCTCACCTGTTACGCTTATCCAACATCTTCTTGAAGTTTTTGTCGGGACAGGGTTTGAACGACATCAACAATTTTTGGAGAATGTACAACGTTATGCACGCGAATATCGAGAATTCGTCGTGGATATGGATAGAGCAGATCCTGACAGTCTCCATATTATTGGAGTTCGTGAGGGAATGTCGAAGAAGCCTATCAGTCCAGAATCAATTCCGACCTTTGAAGATACGATCAGTCTCAGTCGTGATTTCAACACTGCGGCGATAGATTTGCTTTTGTTGGTTCTGTTTTTCGTTGTTCTTTCGTCTGCAGCATATCTTGTGTTTGTGAGTGTTGAGGTGTAA